The stretch of DNA TGTCGCTGGGCAATTGCTTGTCGACGGCAAGATTCGTGATCCAGACTTGGGGAAATTTGAAATCCGGATCCATCGCGTTGACATCGAACGATTGCTGCAGAATGGCGTCATCGGAAGTTTTGATTTGTGGAGAACCGGGGACGAAGGGGCTGTACAAATTCGGATTGGCGCCGGGATTCGAGATCACATTGCCGATCCACACAAACGGCACGCGTCCGGTGAAAATGCCGGTGCCGCCGCGCAATTGCGTCGAGCGGTCGCCGTTGACATCCCAATTGAAGCCTACGCGCGGCGAGAACAGCGGCGTCGCGCCCGGCAGCTTGTCTTGCTCAATCGTTTCGGCATTGCCCTTTTCGTCCAAGGCCGTCAAGCCGCGGGAAAAAGGATTATCAACCGGATCCGTGAAGTACATCGGAAAATCGACGCGCAGGCCGTAAGTAAGATTGAAGAACGGCGACAGTTGAAATTCATCTTGCGCGTAAATGCCGAGCTGGCCGACGTCGATATTCTCACCTTTAAACGGTCCGCTGCCGATCAGGCCTCTGAAATTAATCGGGCCGCCGGCGCGATTGGGATCCGTCGCGGCAAAAAATTCATCCAGCGAGGAAAACGTTGTGCCGATGCCGGTGACCGGCGGAAGGAAGAACACACCGTGGCGAAAAATGTTGAAGGAGTTGAAGAACGAAAAGGATTCGAAATTTGCGCCCACGGTGAAAACGTGTTTGCCGGAGAAAATGCTCAAATTATTGGTGAATTGAAAAACGTCTTGATCTAAAATATTGTGAATGGAAAACGGTTCGTGGCCGACCGTCGTATAGGTCACGCCTCCTTCACCGATTTCAATGGTGGGGAAATCGGCGCTGAACGGCTCGCGAAAATCGCGGAAACGATTATAGCTCGCAAAAAAGCGGTTGGCGAGCTTATTGGAGCGGCTGTTCAATTCGAATGCAAAGGAATGCAATTCATTGTTAATGGCATAGCCGGAATTTTGAAACGGCAGACTCGCTTCGTTGGGGCCGCGGCCGGTGTTATTGAAACTCAACACGAAGGGATGCGGCGGCAAGTCGCGTACCGCGTCGAGCAAATTGTAGCGGAACGTGGCGGTGTGATGATCGTTGACGTTCCAGTCCAGTTTTGCCAGCAGCTTGTTGTTGTTTGTTTCGTGAATGAAGCCGTCATAGGCTCCCGGATCATAATTGTAGACGCTGATCATGCGTTGCCGAATCTGATCCAGTACGGAAGCTTGCGCGCGCGAAACGCCGAATCCCGAAGCGCCCCGGTTCGCGACGAAATTCGTGCCGGGATCATCGCGCCGCTCAAGCTCGCCGTTCACGAAGAAGAAAAGTTTGTTCTTTACCAGCGGACCGCTCACCGTAAAACCGGATTGGTTGAACGCCAGATCCGGGTTGGCGATAACTTCTTCACCGCGGACTTTGTTGCCCAACAGGCTTTCATTGCGCACGAAACTATAAACCGAGGCTTTAAATTCATTCGTGCCGCTTTTCGTGACGGTGTTGATACCAGCCCCGGTAAACCCGCCTTCACGCACGTCAAACGGCGCAATCGAAACCTGCACTTGTTCAACGGCATCGTAAGGCACCGGCTCTGCGCCCGCCTGGCCGCCGGGAGCGGGATCGTCAAGGCCGAACGGATTGTTGAAATAAGAACCGTCGAGCGAAATGTTGTTGTACAACCAATTGCGTCCGCCGAAACTGAAGTTGCCGTCGCTGCGCGGATCAAGGCGCGTGAGATCACGCGTGCTGCGCTTGACCGAGGGCAAATCGACCACTTGCGCCGGTTTAATGAAGGTCGCCGCACCGGTGCGATCGCTATTCAAAACCTCGTCCTGCTCGGCCGAAACTTCAATGCCTTCCATCGTCAAGGCTTCTTCCACGAGTTTGAAGTTAAGACTAACAGTCTGGCCGAGGTTGAGGTAGACATTCTCCTGCTTTTGCGCTTTGTAGCCGATCAGGCTGGCGGTAATCGAGTATGGGCCGCCAACCTTCATGTTTGGAATGTTGAAAGCGCCGCCAGTACGAGTCGCCGTGCCATAGCGTGTGCCGCTTGGCTCGTGAATCGCAATCACGTTTGCCAGGCCCGGCAGGGGCTCGCCCTTGCTGTCCGTTACGGCGCCGTTCATGGCGGCTGTCGTTACGCCTTGTGCAAAGAGGTTGCCCGTTAACAACAACAGCATACCAAGACTCACCAACACGAGCTTGCGCTCACTAACACGAGGTTGAGTAGCGTTTTGCTTCATACTCATCTCCTCCTTTGATAAAAGTTTAAGAGGTACATGAATTGTGCGGATAATTTGGAGAAACGGGTTCAAATTGTCAAGACAAGTTTGGCAAGCATGCTCCAAGAATATCGTGAGAGGAGATTACGAGAGGCAACATTCATCCCTCGGAAATTGTTACTGGCCGAGACTCGAGCCTAATTGCACGAATCGTTCCCAGCCGGGGTTTTGCAGTTCATTCCGATGAGTCGAATGCACGAGTTCATAATTTTTGAATCCGGTACGATCGACAAAAACAAAAATGACCCCGCCCTGCAAATCATTGTAGGTCCAAATTTCATAGGGTTTGGTCGCGGCATGGCTGCTGATGCGCTCGACATGCGAAGGCGGGCCATAGAGAATAAAAATCCGGCCGCGGTCGCTTTTCCAGCCGGGCCGCAGCACCGTGGGAAATTGTTCCTCGGCTTGCTGGGCTCGCGTCAAATAAACCTGGCGAAAGCCCGCGCCGTCGGCATAGAGTTCCGGTTTGCGCGTTTGCCAAAGCGAGGCAATAAATTTCCGTTTGGCTTCAACGTTGTCAAGACTTTTGAAAAGATCGATATCCTCTTTGAGTGTGATATGCTGCATGCGCTCAAATTCAGCATGCAATTCTTCCACGCCAGATTTGAGCAGCATCATATACAGCGGATCAGAGTTGGCGGCGGGCTGCTGCGCCTCGGCGTCATAGACATAGAATCCCTTCTTTGCGCTGGCAACTATGTTTTCCGCTGAATCTGCCACGCCGTAGACCAAATTATAGACCCCCGTGGGCAGCGCGCCAACATTCAAGAGGCCCATCTCTATGCTGGAATCATGCCGGTTTGTTTTGGTGCGATAAAATGGCCCCATGCCGGCGACCAATGTTCCATCCCTTTCTTCCACCTGCCAATATGATTTATAGATGGAATGTGGTTCAACCTGTAAATTGTACGCTTCAAAATAATAATATAAAACCGGCGCTTCGCCGCTGAACAATCGTCGCGGATTGGGGATGATTTCGTAAGTATTTCGCACCAATGCACCCGCCGCGTCAGCTTTTTTGATTTGTGAGGCGATGATCACATCACTCACCTCCACGTGCTGCGGCGAAAAACGGCGCGCGTGCAACGAGGCAGCCACGCTGTCCGGAGGCCCGGTTTGGCTGAGATCACGCGCGCTCAACACGGCGCGATAGCGTCCCGGCTGGGTGATTTCATAACGCAGCACATCGACAAATTCACGAGGCGGGGCATTTTGCGCGCCGGCTCGCACAGCTTCCGCGATTTTCCAGGTCTTGGTCGCCCACAATTCTTGCTCATGATAGATACGCAAATCAAACACCACCCGGCTGCCCTCACTTTGAGCATCGGAGAATGCGGGCGTTTGCGGGAGCGAATAATAAATTTCCAGATAACTCTGGCGATTTGAGTCCTGATACTGCGCCAGATCCAAACTGAGCTGCAAACGATTCGGTTCTGCAACTTGCGCTCGCACGCTGAGAACAAATACACACCAGAATGCAAAACCAATTTGCATGCCCAGGCAAGGACGGTGGAAAGATAGGAACATGTTATCGTCTCTTTGTTTCACTTTTTTGAAAATTCGGCTATTGATGTTGGTTCCCTTGGTTAAAGGTGTTGTCGAGAAATTCCAGGGAATTTCGCCAATTTTTATCAAATGCACCGGCGGAGGTGATCGATATCTGCGCGCGAACGCTCTTTCTTGTAAAAATTTTTATGCCCTCCGTGCAATCAAAAAAGGGCTGGGAGAAAATCTCCCAACCCTTCATCTACTAACCACCACAGAGGATGGCTTCTAAAAACCAAGCTTCAACGAAAACACGTTGGAGTTATCGAAGAACTGCACCTGGCGGAAGGCATAATCCAGGTTGGCTTCAAGCCCGCCAAGGTCGAGCTGCAAGCCCGCGCCCAACGTGAGGCCGTAGATATACCGGCCCTCACCAGCCGCATCATTGCCGGAATTGAAGGCAAAGCTGTAGCCGGCGCGCAGAAACAGCTTTTGATCCAGCGTATACTCCGCGCCCACACGCGTAGCATCGTCGTCAAAGTTGTTGTCTTGATACAATGTTGTGAGATTGAGCGACCCGCGTTCGGTCAACGGCATACTATAACCGAGGCCAATCTCCAGCGAAGAGGGCAATTCATCTTTGCCGGCAACGACTTGGTACGGGGAACTGCCGCGTACGACATCTTGCGCGTCAGCATTGCGCAGCAACCCGGTGCCGCCGTATTGCATATTCGGCCCGACATTTTTCAAAACCACACCCATGCTCAAGCCGTTAACGGCGAGCAGGCTGTTGTATTGCACGCCGAAGCTGAATGCCACACCGGAGGCGCTGAGGCGATCTATCGTCTCCGAAATAAAGTTGACGGTAGTGCCGACGCTGATGCGATCCGTCAATGCGCGCGAATAGGTAAGCCCGGCCGTGACGAATTGCGGGGTGATGATGGAACCCGTGCCATCCGGGCTGTCTTCCGTGGTCACCGCAATGTCGCCAATGTCCATCGCCTTCACACTGAAGCCCAGGGAGCCGAAGCCGCTGAAGTCAGCGCTCACGGCGAGATAATTCACATTGATATCCGCGATGTGGCGCATGTGTGAAAACATGGCATTGGCCGAACGCTCTGCGCGGGCCAGGCCGGCAGGGTTCCAATAAATGGCTTCCAAGCCGCTGGCAGTTGCAACCGATGCGCCGCCCATGGCAATATAACGTGACCCGACCGGAATCAACAACTCCGAGGCCGCATTGGTGCCGGAACGGCGCTCACCTTCCGGTTGATTCTGCTGCGCAATGGCGG from Cytophagia bacterium CHB2 encodes:
- a CDS encoding TonB-dependent receptor, giving the protein MSMKQNATQPRVSERKLVLVSLGMLLLLTGNLFAQGVTTAAMNGAVTDSKGEPLPGLANVIAIHEPSGTRYGTATRTGGAFNIPNMKVGGPYSITASLIGYKAQKQENVYLNLGQTVSLNFKLVEEALTMEGIEVSAEQDEVLNSDRTGAATFIKPAQVVDLPSVKRSTRDLTRLDPRSDGNFSFGGRNWLYNNISLDGSYFNNPFGLDDPAPGGQAGAEPVPYDAVEQVQVSIAPFDVREGGFTGAGINTVTKSGTNEFKASVYSFVRNESLLGNKVRGEEVIANPDLAFNQSGFTVSGPLVKNKLFFFVNGELERRDDPGTNFVANRGASGFGVSRAQASVLDQIRQRMISVYNYDPGAYDGFIHETNNNKLLAKLDWNVNDHHTATFRYNLLDAVRDLPPHPFVLSFNNTGRGPNEASLPFQNSGYAINNELHSFAFELNSRSNKLANRFFASYNRFRDFREPFSADFPTIEIGEGGVTYTTVGHEPFSIHNILDQDVFQFTNNLSIFSGKHVFTVGANFESFSFFNSFNIFRHGVFFLPPVTGIGTTFSSLDEFFAATDPNRAGGPINFRGLIGSGPFKGENIDVGQLGIYAQDEFQLSPFFNLTYGLRVDFPMYFTDPVDNPFSRGLTALDEKGNAETIEQDKLPGATPLFSPRVGFNWDVNGDRSTQLRGGTGIFTGRVPFVWIGNVISNPGANPNLYSPFVPGSPQIKTSDDAILQQSFDVNAMDPDFKFPQVWITNLAVDKQLPSDMLGTLELVYGNDINAVFMRNADLVAQVRRLRDGRPYYGGF
- a CDS encoding GWxTD domain-containing protein, with protein sequence MFLSFHRPCLGMQIGFAFWCVFVLSVRAQVAEPNRLQLSLDLAQYQDSNRQSYLEIYYSLPQTPAFSDAQSEGSRVVFDLRIYHEQELWATKTWKIAEAVRAGAQNAPPREFVDVLRYEITQPGRYRAVLSARDLSQTGPPDSVAASLHARRFSPQHVEVSDVIIASQIKKADAAGALVRNTYEIIPNPRRLFSGEAPVLYYYFEAYNLQVEPHSIYKSYWQVEERDGTLVAGMGPFYRTKTNRHDSSIEMGLLNVGALPTGVYNLVYGVADSAENIVASAKKGFYVYDAEAQQPAANSDPLYMMLLKSGVEELHAEFERMQHITLKEDIDLFKSLDNVEAKRKFIASLWQTRKPELYADGAGFRQVYLTRAQQAEEQFPTVLRPGWKSDRGRIFILYGPPSHVERISSHAATKPYEIWTYNDLQGGVIFVFVDRTGFKNYELVHSTHRNELQNPGWERFVQLGSSLGQ
- a CDS encoding UPF0164 family protein — translated: MIMKKNARLFHITCLALLVMLGSTAIAQQNQPEGERRSGTNAASELLIPVGSRYIAMGGASVATASGLEAIYWNPAGLARAERSANAMFSHMRHIADINVNYLAVSADFSGFGSLGFSVKAMDIGDIAVTTEDSPDGTGSIITPQFVTAGLTYSRALTDRISVGTTVNFISETIDRLSASGVAFSFGVQYNSLLAVNGLSMGVVLKNVGPNMQYGGTGLLRNADAQDVVRGSSPYQVVAGKDELPSSLEIGLGYSMPLTERGSLNLTTLYQDNNFDDDATRVGAEYTLDQKLFLRAGYSFAFNSGNDAAGEGRYIYGLTLGAGLQLDLGGLEANLDYAFRQVQFFDNSNVFSLKLGF